Within Halorubrum lacusprofundi ATCC 49239, the genomic segment CCCTTGATGAGCGCGTACTCACCGTCGACTTCGCCGTAGTTGACGAAGCCGCCGTCGACGGAGGCGTCGTCGCCCTCGCCGAAGTCGATGAGGCGCTTGTTGAGCTCGGTGCGCTGGTGGTAGCCGGTCTGCCCCTGCTGGGGAACGGTAGAGCGAACGCGGGAGGGGTTCCACGGACCGAGGTTGCCGATCCGGCGCCGCCATCCCTGGCGGGCGTGTTTGCCCTTCCGCTTTTGAACGCCCCAGCGTTTGACGGGACCCTGAGTCCCTTTCCCCTTCGTGATACCCGATACGTCGGTGTACTGACCCGCGCGGAAGACGTCGCCAAACTCGTGGGCGCCGCCCTCGGCAACGAGGTCGAGCCCGAAGTCGACGCGCTCCTCGAGGGAGCCGCCGCCGACTCGGGTCTCCATCACGTCGGGCTTCTTCTTGGGTACATTCGCGAGCTCCGAGGGGACGGTGTGCGTGATGACGCGGACGTCGTCGACCGCGCCCTCGTCGAGCAGCGCACGCAGTTCGTCGGCGTCTTCCTCGAAGGTATCTTCCGCCGGGAGGTCGAGCGCGCGGTCGAGCTCCTCGTGGAACTCGGTCGCCCAAACCTCTTCGACCGGCTTCTTTCCGTACGGCGTCTGTTCGTAGGCACGCAGGGCCACCGCGTACATCGGCGGCGTCTCGACGACAGTGACGGGAACGGACGTTTCCATCCCCTCACGCGGCGAGTTGGCCTCGTCGTTGACCATAACGACGTGCGTCATTCCGGCTTTGTAGCCGGCGAACCCCTGCAATGCGGGGGCTCCGTCGTCGTCGGGCCACGATCGAATGCGCGGGACCTCTCGGTCTGCGCGGGTACGCGGGCCGTAGCCCAGCGAGCCTTTTCGTGGTCGGCTTGGTTGTGGCATTTGTTTACTCCGTGAGTGTGAGCGAGCCGAGAGTCACGAACAGAGCCTCCTCCGTTCGGACGACCTCGCTCGCCTGTGCCGGGATCGTGTTCAGCCAGAGGTCGAACCCCGGATCGGGTTCGACCGAGCGGCCGTCGGCAACGGCCGCCCGAATGCCGTCGGGCGAAAGCCCGAGCATCTCCGGAAGCCCTCGTTCGGGCGAGCCGAAGGCGACGGTGTAGCCGCCGGCCTTCCGCGCGTCCGAGACGATGTCGCCGAGCCGCGAGACGGAGAGTTCCTCTCCGTGTCGCGACGTCGCGACGGCCAAGCCGTCGCCGGCGAGCGCTTCCGACAGGTCCGCTTCCACGACCTGGAAACCCTCCTCGGGCTTCCCGGTGATGCGGGCGCGGACCGGTTCTCTCGAAGAGACCCTGATGGTGACGCGCTCCCCCTGCTCGACCTCCATTCCGGAGGGGACGAGCAGGGAGATCGGGTGTTCCCGCAGCGGGGAATTGACCCGGACGCGGCCTTCAGGTCCGACCTCGGTCACGAGTCCCTGTGTTTTCGACTCTTCCCCGCTAGGGGTCGAGCCGGTCCGCCACGGCACGCGGAGCGGCGGGAGCACACCGACGTACCGGAGTTCGTCGCGCTCCCCCCAGAGATCCTTCCGGAGCTCCGGCGGGGTCGCAGCGTACCCCAGTACGGTTCGGACGTACTCACCGCCCCGTCGCCGCTCGCCTTCCCTGTCGGGGAAGACGACCAGTCGATCCGCCCGGAACACCGCCGCCGCACGGGCGACGTAGCCGAGTTTGCGAGTCGCCTCGCGAGCATCTTCGGCCTCCCGGACGACCGAAGAGGGAACGCAGATCGTGAGTCCATCTTCGGTACGCATCGTGGCGAGACTGTACCTCTCGATTTCGGACGGCACCGTAAAAGGATAGCGGTCCCGTTTCCGGGCTGTGGCGCGTTCACACGCGGTTTGGCGGGGGTTTGGGTCAGTCGATCGAGAGACAGAGTCACACGATCCGGGACGGGATCGACTGTCCGAGGGTGGGAATCTCCTCAGATCGGATCGATCCGTGCGATCGCGGGCTCAGACCGGAACGATCCGTGCGATCGGCGCATCCGCGTCGTCGACGGCGACGTAGAGGTGGCCCGTGGCCGGTTCGACCGCGAGTGACCGGATCCGCCAGTCGCGGTCGGCGAGGAGGGAGTCGCGTTCGGTCACCGCGGTGTCGGTAGCACCTGCACCCTCGACTGTGAACCGCCCGAGATACCGCCCGGCGAGCGTCCCCGCGAACAGGTCACCGCGCCAGTCGGGGAAGGCGTCGCCATCGTAGAAGACGGCCCCGCTCGGGGGGAAGCCGCCGGAGCCGCATGGCCAGTAGTGAACGGGGGCGACGACATCGCTGCGCTCGCGGTGGCTCGGGGCGACGCGCTCGTCGGTGCCGTACCGACACGCCTCACTGGCGACCGGCCAGCCATAGTTGCCGCCGCGCTCGATCACGTTGATCTCGTCGCCGTCCTCCTCACCGTGCTCGCACTGCCAGATCGCACCCGTCTCAGGGCGCACCGCCATCGCCTGCGGGTTCCGGTGCCCGTAGCTGTAGATCGCGTCCGCCGCCTCCGCGTCGTCGACGAACAGATTATCGGGGTGGGCATCTCCATCGGAAGTGAGCCGAAGAGTCGAGCCGAGCTCCACAGATCGGTCCTGCGAGACGTGGTCCGGGCTGAAATTGGTGTCGCGCCGATCCCCGACTGTGACGAACAGCGCGCCGTCCGGGCCGAACGTCGCCCGCGAGCCGAAGTGGAGATCAGAGTCGACGAACGGCTCCGCGACGTGGAGCGCCTCAAACCCGTCGAGCGCGGGAGAGTCGTCGGCGGCGAGAGAGAGTTGCCCGCTTCCAACGTGCGTCGCCGACTCGCCCGCGTCGTTCGTCGCGGCGTACGTGAGGTACACGCGCGCGCCGCCCGGGAACTCGGGGTGGACCGCGACGTCGAGGAGCCCGCCCTGTCCGGCGGCGTGGACCTCGGGAATCCCCTGGACGGTCGAGCGCGTCCCGTCCTCGGGGTCGACGAGCGAGAGCCGACCGGGGCGTTCGGTGACCAGCAGCCGCCCGTCGTCCGGGAGGAACGCGAGTCCCCATGGGTTCTCGAACCCGTCCGCAACACGCTCCACGGAATACCCGACGTCTTCGTCGTCGATCGCTCCGCCGCTGCCGAGACAGCCGGCAAGCGAGAGCGCCGTGAGGCTACCGGTGGCTCGGAGCACGGTGCGTCTATCGGCGGCGGGATGTGTGACGTGACGCGCCATGGGAGGGAGTGTCTCTATGTCGAGATTGGTCGCGAGGCCGATGACGCTTCCGGCGACTGAGGTAGGAGTTGGCGGGAACCGACGCCACCACGACGACCGTCGTTCGGAACCCTTATATCTTCGACTCGGGCTATGTAGAAATGCGAAGCACGCACCGGTAGTGTAGTGGTATCACGCAACCTTGCCATGGTTGCAACCCGAGTTCAAATCTCGGCCGGTGCATTTTGCGAACGAAGCGAGCAAAATCACCGAGAGGAATTTGAACGCAATCAGCCGCGCGCAGCGAACAGAGTGAGCGAGCACGTCTGATTCTGAGTTCAAATCTCGGCCGGTGCACTTCCGACTGACTTCGTCAGTCGACGTTTACTTCACTTCGTTCAGTAAACTCCTTTCAGTCGTGCACCGCCCTGACTCCCCGCTCGTTTCATTCGCGGGGAGTCTCGGCCGGTGCATTTTCTATTGCCTCTGCCAGGTAGCCTTCGCTTCAACTTCGTTCGACAAACGTCAGAACGACGTGAGCGAGATCACCACGGTCCGTCGTAGTTCACGCGCGGGCGGTCGACGTCGACCCCGATCTCGTGAAGCGCCGCGGTCGCGTTCTGGACGGGCGAGGGCGCCGGGCGGTCGAGCGCGTCCGTCGTCGCCTCGGCGAACCGCACCGTCCAGTCGCCAGCGATGACGACGACCGCCCGGCGCGGAATGTCCGAGTGGCCCTCCCACGAGTCGGCCAGCAGGTCGTACGATTCGGCGATCCCGCCGTGGAAGTCGGAAACGATCGGGAAGGGGAGATCGAACTGATCGGCGTACGCGAACCCCGCGTACAGCGAGTCGCCGGTGAGCGCGACGACGGCAAGGTCGGCCCGATCGTGCCACCCGGCGTCGCGGATCGCGGCGAACGCGGCGGTGCAGGTCGGGACGAACGTCGCGGGCGCGAAACAGAGGACGACCGCCTCGTGTCGGTCGACGAGCCGGAACAGCTCCAGCTCGGTCGCCGTCCCACCGGCGACCGCGGGAGCGATGAAGTCGGGCGCTTTGACGCCGGTGTCGATCATCGGCGGCATCTGCGTGTGCGGCCGATAAATACCCACCCCAACCGATCGTCGCCGGGGGTGCACAGAGAGGGCGGCTCGACGGCGCGAGTCGCTGGTGAGAACAGAATAAGCGGTTTAGCTTCCGCTATGACTCTTGAGAGCATTGTTCATAGTGTAAGAGCTTTACGCATCCGCGACCGAGGTGAGGCGTGTTTGACCCGTCCGTCGCGACCGCGCTCGCCCTCGTCGAGAGCTACGGCGCCGTCGCGGTCTTCGTCGTGTTCGCGCTGGAGGGCGCGCTCGTCGGGAAGGTGCTCCCGGCGCGGACGCTGTTCGTCGCGTCGGTCGTCGCCGTCGGCGTCGAGGCGGTCGCGGTGCTGCCGGTGTTCGCCGCGGCGGTAATCGGCGCGACCGTGGGCCAGTCGGTCGTCTTCGTTGCCGTCCGTCGGTTCGACGCGGATCCCACGTCGCTTGCGGTGGTCCCGGTCGGCAAGGAGCGGCTCGACGGCGCGAGTCGCTGGTTCGACCGATGGGGCCTCCCCGCGGTGGCGGCCTCGAACGCGGTCCCCGGCACGCGCGGGTGGCTCGCCGTCCCCACCGCGAACGCCTCGTCCGTCTCCGCACCGCGGTTCGCCGCCGCGTCGCTGGTCGGATCCGCCGCGTACGTCGGCGCGCTGCTGGCGGTCGGTATCGCGGTGGCCCTCGGGTTCGGGGGCGCTCTCGGGCTGCTCGGCCCCGAGTGGGCTACGGCGCTATAGTCCGGAGAGTCAGAGGATCGTCCCGTGTTTCTTGTCCGGCAGGTCCTTCTCCACGTCCTCGTAGAACGCGAAGCGGGCAGCCAGTTCCTCGCGGAGCGTCGAGGGCGGGACGATCTCGTCGATGACGACCTCGCTCGCCATCCGGTGAATGTCGATATCCTCGCGGTACTCCTCACGCAGGCGCACCTCGGTCTCGGCGCGCTCCTCGGGGTCGTCGATTGCGGCGAGCTTCCGGGCGTACACCGCGTTGATCGCGGCCTCTGGCCCCATGATCCCGATCTCGCCGGAGGGGAGCCCGATCACGCTCTCGGGGTCGTAGGCGGGTCCGCCCATCGCGTAGATCCCCGCACCGTACGCCTTCCGGGTCACGACGGTCTGTTTCGGGACCGTCGCGGAGGAGGTGGCGTAGATCATCTTCTTGCCCTTCTCCAAGATGGCGTCTTTCTCGACCTGCGAGCCGGCCATGAAGCCGGGCGTGTCACAGAGGTACAGCAGGGGGATCTCGTAGGCGTCACAGGTCCAGATGAACTCGGCGGCCTTCTCGGCCGCGTCCGGGAAGATGGCGCCCGAGCGGACGGTCGGATCGTTGGCGACGACGCCCACGGGGCGGCCGTCGATCCGACAAAACGCCGTGACGATCTCCTCGCCGTACCCCCCCTTCAGCTCGAACACCGACTCCGCGTCCGCGATCCGGTCGAGCAGGTCGCGCACGTCGTAGGGGCGGTTCGGCGATTCCGGGATCAGTTCGTCGATCCCGTCAGGCGAGAATTTCGGCGGCTTCGTCTCCCGTTGCGGGGGCTTCTCGCCGGCCTGATCGGGGAGGTAGCCGATCAGGCCGGCCACGAGCTCCCGGGCGTGTTCCTCGTCGCGGGCGACAAGATCGGCGGAGCCGGACTCCTCGGCGTGGACGCGGGGGCCGCCCAGATCCGCCATCTCGATCTCCTCGCCGGTGACCATCTTCACCATCCGCGGGGAGGCGATCGCCATCGCGGACATCCCCTCGACCATCACGGTGAAATCGGCGAAGACGGGCGTGTAGGCGGCGCCGGCGATACAGGGGCCGTACAGCACGCAGATCTGCGGGACTGCGCCGGAGAGCATCGAGTGGTTGTAGTAGTACTTCCCGATCCCCTCACGGTTGGCGAAGAACCCGGACTGCTGGTCGATCCGGCCACCAGAGGAGTCCATCAGGTAGAGCACGGGCTTGCCCGTCTTCAGGGCGCGCTGTTGCATCCGGAGGAACTTCTCGACGCCCTTCGCCGCCATCGACCCCGCCTTCACGGTGAAGTCGTTTGCCATGAAGTGCACGTCGCGCCCCTCGAACTCGGCCGCGCCGGTGAGGAGGCCGTCGCCGGGGAGGCGGTCGTTCTCGTCGTGCGCGTCGCTGTCAGGTGCGTTCGGGTGCCAGTCGTCGAACGCGGCGAACTTCCCGTCCTCGAAGTGGAGGCCGGCAGGGTCGCCGTCAGCCGCGCTCGCGTCGCCCGCGCCGCGCGTCCCGCCCTCACCGCCGAACCAGAGGTCGAGCCGATCGCGGACGAACAGTTTCCCCTGCTCGGGAAGTCGGTCGCGGTACTTCTCCGGGCCGCCTTCCAGAATGTCGTCGATCTCGGCCTGAAGGTCGCGCTCCCGATCAGTCGGGCCGAGGTCGTCGTCGAGGGGGTACTCGATCGCCGGCGGTTCGGCGCTCGCGGCGGGCTCCGCGCTCTCTCCGACGTGGACGTCGACATCGACGCCGAGATGCTCCGCGAGCGA encodes:
- a CDS encoding PQQ-dependent sugar dehydrogenase, translating into MARHVTHPAADRRTVLRATGSLTALSLAGCLGSGGAIDDEDVGYSVERVADGFENPWGLAFLPDDGRLLVTERPGRLSLVDPEDGTRSTVQGIPEVHAAGQGGLLDVAVHPEFPGGARVYLTYAATNDAGESATHVGSGQLSLAADDSPALDGFEALHVAEPFVDSDLHFGSRATFGPDGALFVTVGDRRDTNFSPDHVSQDRSVELGSTLRLTSDGDAHPDNLFVDDAEAADAIYSYGHRNPQAMAVRPETGAIWQCEHGEEDGDEINVIERGGNYGWPVASEACRYGTDERVAPSHRERSDVVAPVHYWPCGSGGFPPSGAVFYDGDAFPDWRGDLFAGTLAGRYLGRFTVEGAGATDTAVTERDSLLADRDWRIRSLAVEPATGHLYVAVDDADAPIARIVPV
- a CDS encoding putative RNA uridine N3 methyltransferase; translated protein: MRTEDGLTICVPSSVVREAEDAREATRKLGYVARAAAVFRADRLVVFPDREGERRRGGEYVRTVLGYAATPPELRKDLWGERDELRYVGVLPPLRVPWRTGSTPSGEESKTQGLVTEVGPEGRVRVNSPLREHPISLLVPSGMEVEQGERVTIRVSSREPVRARITGKPEEGFQVVEADLSEALAGDGLAVATSRHGEELSVSRLGDIVSDARKAGGYTVAFGSPERGLPEMLGLSPDGIRAAVADGRSVEPDPGFDLWLNTIPAQASEVVRTEEALFVTLGSLTLTE
- a CDS encoding DedA family protein, encoding MFDPSVATALALVESYGAVAVFVVFALEGALVGKVLPARTLFVASVVAVGVEAVAVLPVFAAAVIGATVGQSVVFVAVRRFDADPTSLAVVPVGKERLDGASRWFDRWGLPAVAASNAVPGTRGWLAVPTANASSVSAPRFAAASLVGSAAYVGALLAVGIAVALGFGGALGLLGPEWATAL
- a CDS encoding 50S ribosomal protein L3; this translates as MPQPSRPRKGSLGYGPRTRADREVPRIRSWPDDDGAPALQGFAGYKAGMTHVVMVNDEANSPREGMETSVPVTVVETPPMYAVALRAYEQTPYGKKPVEEVWATEFHEELDRALDLPAEDTFEEDADELRALLDEGAVDDVRVITHTVPSELANVPKKKPDVMETRVGGGSLEERVDFGLDLVAEGGAHEFGDVFRAGQYTDVSGITKGKGTQGPVKRWGVQKRKGKHARQGWRRRIGNLGPWNPSRVRSTVPQQGQTGYHQRTELNKRLIDFGEGDDASVDGGFVNYGEVDGEYALIKGSLPGPDKRLIRFRPAIRPNDQPRLDPEVRYVSTASNQG
- a CDS encoding acyl-CoA carboxylase subunit beta, encoding MNVHVGAAATPEEAEAIAKSLAEHLGVDVDVHVGESAEPAASAEPPAIEYPLDDDLGPTDRERDLQAEIDDILEGGPEKYRDRLPEQGKLFVRDRLDLWFGGEGGTRGAGDASAADGDPAGLHFEDGKFAAFDDWHPNAPDSDAHDENDRLPGDGLLTGAAEFEGRDVHFMANDFTVKAGSMAAKGVEKFLRMQQRALKTGKPVLYLMDSSGGRIDQQSGFFANREGIGKYYYNHSMLSGAVPQICVLYGPCIAGAAYTPVFADFTVMVEGMSAMAIASPRMVKMVTGEEIEMADLGGPRVHAEESGSADLVARDEEHARELVAGLIGYLPDQAGEKPPQRETKPPKFSPDGIDELIPESPNRPYDVRDLLDRIADAESVFELKGGYGEEIVTAFCRIDGRPVGVVANDPTVRSGAIFPDAAEKAAEFIWTCDAYEIPLLYLCDTPGFMAGSQVEKDAILEKGKKMIYATSSATVPKQTVVTRKAYGAGIYAMGGPAYDPESVIGLPSGEIGIMGPEAAINAVYARKLAAIDDPEERAETEVRLREEYREDIDIHRMASEVVIDEIVPPSTLREELAARFAFYEDVEKDLPDKKHGTIL
- a CDS encoding redoxin domain-containing protein, with the protein product MIDTGVKAPDFIAPAVAGGTATELELFRLVDRHEAVVLCFAPATFVPTCTAAFAAIRDAGWHDRADLAVVALTGDSLYAGFAYADQFDLPFPIVSDFHGGIAESYDLLADSWEGHSDIPRRAVVVIAGDWTVRFAEATTDALDRPAPSPVQNATAALHEIGVDVDRPRVNYDGPW